A window of Tautonia plasticadhaerens contains these coding sequences:
- a CDS encoding carbohydrate kinase family protein, whose translation MKTDAILAVGEVLWDILPAGKQLGGAPSNFTFHCRSLGADARLVSRVGGDELGREVLERFRLLDLPTDLIQVDPEAPTGTVGVSLGADGQPRYEIREGVAWDRIEAEAAALEAARRADALCFGSLAQRGAASRGAIRAIVGAARADAIRILDVNLRHPRVDRDVVAGSLERANALKLNDQELPELAGMFGLSRGAREAIEGLARRFGLVLVALTRGAGGSLLWAEGDWSDHPGCPAEVVDTVGAGDAFTAALVVGRLGGRPLDAINRHANEVAAFVCSRPGGTPALPEGLRRVGPSSTEDRP comes from the coding sequence ATGAAGACGGATGCGATCCTCGCGGTCGGCGAAGTGCTCTGGGACATCCTGCCGGCGGGCAAGCAGCTCGGCGGGGCCCCCTCGAATTTCACGTTCCATTGCCGATCGCTCGGGGCCGACGCGCGCCTGGTCTCCCGGGTGGGGGGCGACGAGCTGGGCCGGGAGGTCCTGGAGCGATTCCGGCTCCTGGATCTGCCGACCGACCTGATCCAGGTCGACCCGGAGGCGCCGACGGGGACGGTGGGCGTCTCCCTGGGGGCCGACGGCCAGCCGCGGTATGAGATCCGGGAGGGCGTCGCCTGGGATCGGATCGAGGCCGAAGCGGCGGCCCTCGAGGCCGCCCGTCGGGCCGATGCCCTTTGCTTCGGGAGCCTCGCGCAGCGGGGAGCGGCGTCCCGGGGAGCGATCCGGGCGATCGTCGGCGCGGCCCGGGCCGACGCGATCCGCATCCTGGACGTGAACCTCCGGCACCCCCGCGTCGACCGCGACGTTGTCGCCGGGTCGCTCGAACGGGCCAATGCGTTGAAGCTGAACGACCAGGAACTCCCCGAACTGGCGGGGATGTTCGGCCTCTCCCGGGGTGCTCGCGAGGCGATCGAGGGCCTGGCCCGGCGGTTCGGGCTGGTGCTGGTCGCCCTCACCAGGGGCGCCGGGGGGAGCCTCCTCTGGGCGGAGGGCGACTGGTCCGACCATCCCGGATGCCCCGCCGAGGTCGTCGACACGGTCGGCGCGGGCGACGCCTTCACCGCGGCCCTGGTCGTCGGGCGTCTGGGGGGCCGGCCCCTCGACGCGATCAACCGCCACGCCAACGAGGTCGCCGCCTTCGTCTGCTCCCGGCCGGGGGGTACGCCCGCCCTGCCCGAAGGGCTGAGGCGGGTCGGCCCCTCCTCGACGGAGGACCGCCCGTGA
- a CDS encoding sugar porter family MFS transporter, whose protein sequence is MIGSAVIAALGGLLFGFDTAVISGTTASLRAVFRLGDFGLGFAVAGALIGTILGALAAGWPADRFGRRPVLVAIAVLYAVSALGSALAWDLASFLAFRFLGGIGVGAASVVSPLYIAEIAPARLRGRLVAVTQFNVVLGILLAFFSNYAIAAIDPGADAWRWMFGVEAAPAALFFGLLFLTPESPRWLVARGRLDEAGAVLARLGTDRGSVEGEVEEIRASFHAERRALREPFLRRKYRVPILLAVAIAAFNQLSGINALMYYAPDIFRMAGAGEGSALLQAVAVGGVNLLFTTAAMAIIDRFGRRRLMLVGSIGYLLSLGTTAWAFYRYGDAFTPLGGAVVLASLLVFIASHAFGQGAVIWVFISEIFPNPVRARGQALGSFTHWVMAALISWTFPVIAAASGGHAFAFYAAMMTLQLLWVLFIMPETKGIPLEEIQERLGAGGPGDQPPARPR, encoded by the coding sequence CTGATCGGCAGCGCGGTCATCGCGGCCCTCGGGGGGCTGCTCTTCGGGTTCGACACGGCGGTGATCTCCGGGACCACCGCCTCGCTGCGGGCCGTGTTCCGGCTGGGCGACTTCGGGCTCGGGTTCGCCGTCGCCGGTGCCCTGATCGGGACGATCCTCGGCGCCCTGGCGGCGGGATGGCCGGCGGACCGGTTCGGGCGCCGCCCGGTGCTCGTCGCCATCGCCGTGCTCTATGCCGTCTCGGCGCTCGGCAGCGCCCTGGCCTGGGACCTGGCCTCGTTCCTCGCCTTCCGCTTCCTCGGCGGGATCGGCGTGGGGGCGGCCTCGGTCGTGTCGCCGCTGTACATCGCGGAGATCGCCCCGGCCCGGCTGCGGGGGAGGCTGGTGGCCGTCACCCAGTTCAACGTCGTCCTCGGCATCCTGCTGGCGTTCTTCTCCAACTACGCCATCGCCGCCATCGACCCCGGCGCGGACGCCTGGCGATGGATGTTCGGCGTCGAGGCCGCCCCGGCCGCCCTGTTCTTCGGCCTGCTGTTCCTGACCCCCGAGAGCCCTCGATGGCTGGTGGCCCGGGGCCGCCTCGACGAGGCCGGGGCGGTGCTGGCGAGGCTCGGCACCGACCGCGGCAGCGTCGAGGGCGAGGTCGAGGAGATCCGGGCCTCGTTCCACGCCGAGCGACGGGCCCTGCGGGAGCCGTTCCTCCGCCGGAAGTACCGAGTGCCGATCCTGCTGGCCGTGGCCATCGCCGCCTTCAACCAGCTCTCCGGCATCAACGCCCTGATGTATTATGCCCCCGACATCTTCCGCATGGCCGGGGCGGGAGAGGGATCGGCGCTGCTGCAGGCGGTCGCCGTCGGCGGCGTGAACCTGCTATTCACGACGGCGGCGATGGCGATCATCGACCGCTTCGGCCGCCGCCGGCTGATGCTCGTCGGCTCGATCGGCTACCTGCTGAGCCTCGGGACGACCGCCTGGGCGTTCTACCGCTACGGCGACGCGTTCACGCCACTCGGCGGCGCCGTGGTGCTCGCGAGCCTGCTGGTCTTCATCGCGTCGCACGCCTTCGGCCAGGGCGCGGTGATCTGGGTCTTCATCAGCGAGATCTTCCCCAATCCCGTCCGGGCCCGGGGCCAGGCGCTGGGCAGCTTCACGCACTGGGTCATGGCCGCACTGATCTCCTGGACGTTCCCGGTGATCGCCGCCGCGTCGGGGGGCCACGCGTTCGCCTTCTACGCCGCGATGATGACCCTTCAACTGCTCTGGGTGCTGTTCATCATGCCCGAGACCAAGGGCATCCCCCTGGAGGAGATCCAGGAGCGCCTGGGGGCCGGGGGGCCGGGGGATCAGCCTCCCGCCCGCCCCAGGTAG
- a CDS encoding substrate-binding domain-containing protein — protein sequence MPAEPKYRRIVVELLAEIASGKYSPSGRLPSEAQLVARFGVSRPTVARALHDLQEQGLIERRVGSGSYLSRRPTAGPGDSVRQLGLLIPGLGTTEIFEAICGELAGLARVHGYGLLWGGTGPRPPADLGAEDAEALCEQFIAARVAGVFFAPFERNARSEELNLGLAEKLRRAGIALVLLDRDLGPFPTRSDLDLVGVDNFAGGYLLAEHLLKLGCRSLAFAIRPMMAPTANARIAGAREAILARGLPVPPGFVHVGEPDAPEFARGLLDGGRTDAILCANDDVAAVLLRTIDRLGVLAPAGVRVVGFDDVRFASLLSVPLTTMRQPCREIAVVALRAMLDRIADPTLPPRGLTLSPSLVVRESCGAYLGRAGG from the coding sequence ATGCCCGCGGAGCCGAAATACCGACGGATCGTCGTCGAGCTGCTGGCGGAAATCGCCTCGGGCAAGTACTCCCCCTCAGGCCGTCTGCCGAGCGAGGCCCAGCTCGTCGCCCGGTTCGGCGTCTCGAGGCCGACCGTCGCCCGCGCGTTGCACGACCTCCAGGAGCAGGGGCTCATCGAGCGTCGAGTCGGCTCCGGCAGCTACCTCAGCCGGCGCCCGACGGCCGGGCCCGGGGACTCGGTCCGCCAGCTCGGGCTGCTGATCCCGGGCCTGGGGACGACGGAGATCTTCGAGGCGATCTGCGGCGAGCTGGCCGGGCTGGCCCGCGTCCACGGCTATGGCCTGCTCTGGGGGGGCACCGGCCCCCGACCCCCGGCGGATCTGGGTGCCGAGGACGCCGAGGCCCTGTGCGAGCAGTTCATCGCCGCCCGGGTCGCCGGGGTCTTCTTCGCCCCCTTCGAGCGCAACGCCCGCAGCGAGGAGCTCAATCTCGGCCTGGCCGAGAAGCTGAGGAGGGCCGGGATCGCCCTCGTGCTCCTCGACCGCGACCTCGGCCCCTTCCCCACGCGCAGCGACCTCGACCTGGTCGGCGTCGACAACTTCGCCGGCGGCTACCTGCTGGCCGAGCACCTGCTGAAGCTCGGCTGCCGATCGCTGGCGTTCGCCATCAGGCCGATGATGGCGCCGACGGCCAACGCCCGGATCGCGGGGGCCCGCGAGGCGATCCTCGCCCGGGGGCTGCCCGTCCCTCCCGGGTTCGTCCACGTCGGCGAGCCCGACGCCCCCGAATTCGCCCGGGGCCTGCTGGACGGGGGCCGGACCGACGCGATCCTCTGCGCCAACGACGACGTCGCGGCCGTGCTGCTGCGCACGATCGACCGGCTGGGCGTCCTCGCCCCGGCCGGCGTGCGGGTGGTCGGCTTCGACGACGTCCGGTTCGCCTCCCTGCTGTCGGTGCCGCTGACGACCATGCGACAGCCCTGCCGGGAGATCGCGGTCGTGGCCCTGCGGGCCATGCTGGATCGGATCGCCGACCCGACCCTCCCGCCTCGTGGCCTGACCCTCTCCCCCTCCCTCGTCGTCCGCGAATCCTGCGGCGCCTACCTGGGGCGGGCGGGAGGCTGA
- a CDS encoding HAD-IB family phosphatase, whose translation MRLLPTPTATPPGGDSDRRIDAERLPDHSRHCLVASDFDQTLSFNDSGEVLSELLGRPGFADKVRGLAGAHLVQQGGELAYLLLHDPEYRCVRREHLAEVGRRIRLKRNIDALIEILEGGINGHRFSFFVISAAPEEVVRSALEGIVPPQNIHGTRFSYDEDSGEIRSVERLTAGYGKVAVLDELQARLQVPADRIIYVGDGSSDIHVMLHVNRRNGFTIAVSENKHIAPIARRTVLSDNALSVLVPILEDVVDLATPAQVRGFFEARGLAVQEWDKMQVDVVTFRDGDLARGSSLHDAPASARFG comes from the coding sequence ATGCGACTCCTACCCACGCCGACCGCGACCCCGCCCGGCGGGGACTCGGACCGACGGATCGACGCCGAGCGGCTCCCGGACCATTCGAGGCATTGCCTGGTGGCCAGCGACTTCGACCAGACGCTCAGCTTCAACGACAGCGGGGAGGTGCTCAGCGAGCTGCTCGGCCGGCCGGGCTTCGCCGACAAGGTCCGCGGGCTCGCCGGCGCCCACCTCGTGCAGCAGGGCGGCGAGCTGGCCTACCTGCTGCTGCACGACCCGGAGTACCGCTGCGTCCGCCGGGAGCACCTCGCCGAGGTCGGCCGGCGGATCCGGCTGAAGCGGAACATCGACGCCCTGATCGAGATCCTCGAGGGGGGCATCAACGGGCACCGCTTCTCCTTCTTCGTCATCTCGGCGGCCCCCGAGGAGGTGGTCCGCTCGGCGCTGGAGGGGATCGTGCCGCCCCAGAACATCCACGGGACCCGCTTCTCCTACGACGAGGACTCGGGCGAGATCCGGTCGGTGGAGCGGCTGACGGCCGGCTACGGCAAGGTGGCCGTCCTGGACGAGTTGCAGGCCCGGCTCCAGGTCCCCGCCGACCGGATCATCTACGTGGGCGACGGCAGCTCGGACATCCACGTGATGCTCCACGTCAACCGGCGCAACGGCTTCACGATCGCCGTCTCGGAGAACAAGCACATCGCGCCGATCGCCCGGCGGACCGTGCTGAGCGACAACGCCCTGAGCGTGCTCGTGCCCATCCTGGAGGACGTCGTCGACCTGGCCACCCCGGCGCAGGTCCGGGGCTTCTTCGAGGCCCGGGGGCTGGCGGTCCAGGAGTGGGACAAGATGCAGGTCGACGTGGTGACCTTCCGGGATGGGGACCTGGCCCGCGGCTCGTCCCTCCACGACGCCCCGGCCTCCGCCCGGTTCGGATGA
- a CDS encoding MFS transporter, with protein MRSIAEISDEGRVRAELAMAIGGFGIGTGEFVIMGLLPDIADSAGVSVPGAGYAISSYALGVVVGAPVIAVLSARCRRHVLLAALMAWFAVGNLASALTSGLPSLVAARFLAGLPHGAYFGVASLVAASLVPPERRAQAVGRMMLGLTGATVLGVPLATGLGQWLGWRAAFALVAIIGAVSCASILAFVPRRPADLRASPLRELGALRRGQVMLTLGIGSVGLGGLFCVFSYITPTMTQVAGLPGRLMPAVLAVFGVGMVSGNLLGARLADRALMPTIGGVLAWNVATMGTFSFAATDPWLAMASVLLIGHGVALVPALQVRLMDVAEDAQTLAASLNHSAFNVANALGAWLGGVAIQAGLGWTSTGWVGASLAVVGLAIFFASAAGARVRRRTLRGPVPRRGGGCPARASPQSRERSGTSPASPTRLLGAEHPA; from the coding sequence ATGCGTTCGATTGCCGAGATCTCCGATGAAGGTCGCGTCCGGGCCGAGCTGGCGATGGCCATCGGCGGGTTCGGGATCGGCACCGGAGAGTTCGTCATCATGGGCCTGCTGCCCGACATCGCCGATTCGGCCGGGGTCTCGGTCCCGGGCGCGGGGTACGCGATCAGCTCCTACGCCCTGGGCGTCGTGGTCGGCGCCCCGGTCATCGCGGTCCTCTCGGCCCGATGCCGCCGGCACGTGCTCCTGGCGGCGTTGATGGCCTGGTTCGCGGTCGGCAACCTGGCGAGCGCCCTGACGTCGGGGCTGCCGTCGCTGGTCGCCGCCCGATTCCTGGCCGGCCTGCCGCACGGCGCCTACTTCGGGGTCGCGTCGCTCGTGGCGGCCTCGCTGGTCCCCCCCGAGCGTCGGGCACAGGCCGTCGGGCGGATGATGCTGGGCCTCACCGGGGCCACGGTCCTCGGCGTGCCGCTGGCCACCGGGCTGGGCCAGTGGTTGGGCTGGCGGGCGGCCTTCGCGCTCGTGGCGATCATCGGGGCGGTCTCCTGCGCATCGATCCTGGCGTTCGTGCCCCGCCGCCCCGCCGACCTGCGGGCGAGCCCGCTGCGAGAGCTGGGGGCGTTGCGCCGGGGGCAGGTGATGCTGACGCTGGGGATCGGCTCGGTCGGGCTCGGCGGGCTGTTCTGCGTCTTCAGCTACATCACGCCGACGATGACGCAGGTCGCGGGGCTCCCGGGGCGGCTGATGCCCGCCGTCCTGGCGGTCTTCGGCGTCGGCATGGTCTCGGGCAATCTCCTCGGCGCCCGGCTGGCCGACCGCGCCCTCATGCCGACCATCGGCGGGGTGCTGGCCTGGAACGTGGCGACCATGGGGACGTTCAGCTTCGCCGCGACCGATCCGTGGCTGGCGATGGCGAGCGTCCTGCTCATCGGCCACGGGGTGGCGCTGGTGCCGGCGTTGCAGGTCCGGCTGATGGACGTGGCCGAGGACGCCCAGACCCTGGCGGCGTCGCTGAATCACTCGGCGTTCAACGTCGCCAACGCGCTGGGGGCCTGGCTCGGCGGGGTGGCGATCCAGGCCGGCCTGGGATGGACCTCGACGGGCTGGGTGGGGGCGTCGCTGGCGGTCGTGGGCCTGGCGATCTTCTTCGCGTCCGCGGCCGGGGCCCGGGTCCGTCGCCGCACCCTGAGGGGCCCGGTCCCGAGGAGGGGTGGGGGATGCCCCGCCAGGGCCTCCCCGCAGTCCCGGGAGCGGTCCGGGACCTCCCCGGCCTCGCCGACCCGCCTCCTCGGGGCGGAGCACCCGGCGTGA
- a CDS encoding PQQ-dependent sugar dehydrogenase, which translates to MMPPSSFRIMLRLTTIAPLLLAAGHIAWRGSAEGKGAGPGAEGEGSPGRTPWTTSRVSGSPDPPPPFAVVRAFPGLKFEHPLLIARVPGSDRFVVGEQSGVLHSFADGPDARAEPFADLPGELETVHLLDGAEGVEAVYGLAFHPDFERNRHCFVSYTLRGSDPRRPNLPDGTRVSRFEVTRTDPPRIDPSTEVIILSFLQGGHNGGDLRFGPDGMLYISSGDAASPNPPDPFNTGQDISDLLSSILRIDVDRTAEGKNYAIPADNPFVAVEGARPEVWAYGLRNPWRMSFDRETGELFVGDVGWELWESVHRVEKGGNYGWSAMEGPQPIKSGQVGPTPIHPPLIELPHSIACSVTGGLVYRGGRFPELRGAYVFGDWETRRLWAARFDGDRTTEMTEIARPSVRFVAFCEDREGELYFLDQEEGTVHTLERDEGAAGAADFPTTLSETGLFASVEDHEPAEGVVPYDVNSPQWLDGATAERWVAFPGDSSATFYEDGKPIPGLVSWHSFRMHFPKDAVLVRTLSLGGRRLETQLLHYDGVDWRAYTFAWRSDQSDADLVPSEGGELELPGEGPGRVWQFPSRSQCMSCHSNQSDYALAFLPEQLNRPGHDGRNQLVALTEAGLIRRADDEDGTLPPFDDESAASEPRLADPTDEGQPIEARALSYLHANCGHCHSEHGGGAVPLRLKSPTPVDGMNAVGIPPTRGDFGLPDARIIAPGDPYASTLYFRMAKFGRDRMPHIGSERPHEQGLDLVARWITQLGSSEGGEGGSPGGDAPGRDLARPSDAMRLAREVGRGELAPPDRDAVMSEAAGLPAGPIRELFEGYLPSKGGAGRTLGSVARPRAVLSLDGDPARGEELFWSQPVQCGTCHRIGDRGTPVGPDLSNIGAIRSREDLLDSLLEPSRRIEPKFASYAAATTDGRFVTGLLVDRDEHAVVLRDGQGKQVVLPADEVEELRPSLVSLMPDGQLADLTAQQAADLLAYLESLR; encoded by the coding sequence ATGATGCCGCCATCGTCGTTCCGGATCATGCTCCGCCTCACGACCATCGCGCCCCTGCTGCTCGCGGCGGGGCACATCGCGTGGCGAGGATCGGCCGAGGGCAAAGGGGCCGGCCCCGGTGCCGAAGGGGAGGGGAGCCCGGGCCGGACGCCCTGGACGACCTCCCGGGTCTCGGGTTCGCCCGACCCGCCGCCGCCATTCGCCGTCGTGCGCGCGTTCCCGGGCCTGAAATTCGAGCACCCGTTGCTCATCGCCCGGGTCCCCGGGAGCGACCGGTTCGTCGTCGGGGAGCAATCCGGCGTCCTGCATTCGTTCGCCGACGGGCCGGACGCCAGGGCCGAGCCCTTCGCGGACCTCCCCGGGGAACTCGAGACGGTCCACCTCCTCGACGGGGCGGAGGGGGTCGAGGCGGTCTACGGGTTGGCCTTCCACCCGGACTTCGAGCGGAACCGGCACTGCTTCGTCAGCTATACCCTGAGGGGCTCCGACCCCCGGCGGCCGAACCTCCCGGACGGGACCCGCGTGTCCCGGTTCGAGGTCACCCGGACCGATCCCCCCCGGATCGACCCCTCCACCGAGGTGATCATCCTCTCCTTCCTCCAGGGGGGCCACAACGGCGGGGATCTCCGGTTCGGCCCGGACGGCATGCTCTACATCTCCTCGGGAGACGCGGCGAGCCCGAACCCCCCGGACCCGTTCAACACGGGCCAGGACATCTCCGACCTGCTCTCGTCCATCCTGCGGATCGACGTGGACCGGACGGCCGAGGGGAAGAACTACGCCATCCCCGCGGACAATCCGTTCGTCGCCGTCGAGGGGGCGCGGCCGGAGGTCTGGGCGTACGGCCTGCGGAACCCCTGGCGGATGAGCTTCGACCGAGAGACCGGCGAGCTGTTCGTCGGGGACGTGGGCTGGGAGCTCTGGGAGTCGGTCCATCGGGTCGAGAAGGGCGGCAACTACGGCTGGTCGGCGATGGAGGGGCCCCAGCCGATCAAGTCGGGGCAGGTCGGGCCGACGCCGATCCACCCGCCCCTGATCGAGCTGCCGCACTCGATCGCCTGCAGCGTCACCGGCGGCCTGGTCTACCGGGGCGGGCGGTTCCCGGAGCTGCGCGGGGCGTACGTCTTCGGCGACTGGGAGACGCGGCGGCTCTGGGCCGCCCGCTTCGACGGGGACCGCACGACCGAGATGACCGAGATCGCCCGCCCGTCGGTGCGGTTCGTCGCCTTCTGCGAGGACCGGGAGGGGGAGCTCTACTTCCTCGACCAGGAGGAGGGCACCGTCCACACCCTGGAACGGGACGAGGGCGCCGCCGGGGCCGCCGACTTCCCGACGACGCTCTCGGAGACCGGGCTCTTCGCCTCGGTCGAGGACCACGAGCCGGCCGAGGGGGTGGTCCCCTACGACGTGAACAGCCCCCAGTGGCTGGACGGGGCGACGGCGGAGCGCTGGGTCGCCTTCCCCGGCGATTCCTCCGCGACGTTCTACGAGGACGGCAAGCCGATCCCCGGCCTGGTCTCCTGGCACTCCTTCCGCATGCACTTCCCGAAGGACGCGGTGCTGGTGCGGACCCTCTCGCTGGGGGGGAGGCGGCTGGAGACGCAGCTTCTGCACTATGACGGCGTGGACTGGCGGGCCTACACCTTCGCGTGGCGATCGGACCAGTCCGACGCCGACCTGGTGCCCTCCGAGGGGGGCGAGCTGGAATTGCCCGGCGAGGGGCCCGGTCGCGTGTGGCAGTTCCCGAGTCGAAGCCAGTGCATGTCGTGCCACAGCAACCAGTCGGACTACGCGCTCGCGTTCCTCCCCGAGCAGTTGAATCGGCCGGGGCACGATGGGCGGAATCAGCTCGTGGCGCTCACCGAGGCGGGGCTCATCCGGCGGGCAGACGACGAGGACGGCACGCTGCCGCCGTTCGACGACGAGTCGGCCGCGTCCGAGCCGAGGCTCGCCGACCCGACGGACGAGGGCCAGCCGATCGAGGCGAGGGCCCTCTCCTACCTGCACGCCAACTGCGGCCACTGCCATTCCGAACACGGCGGCGGGGCGGTCCCGCTCCGCCTGAAGTCACCCACCCCGGTCGACGGGATGAACGCCGTCGGCATCCCTCCCACCCGGGGCGACTTCGGCCTGCCGGACGCCCGGATCATCGCGCCCGGCGACCCGTACGCGAGCACCCTGTACTTCCGGATGGCCAAGTTCGGCCGCGACCGGATGCCGCACATCGGCTCCGAGCGGCCCCACGAGCAGGGCCTGGACCTCGTCGCCCGTTGGATCACCCAGCTGGGCTCGAGTGAGGGAGGGGAGGGCGGGAGCCCGGGCGGCGACGCGCCGGGTCGGGATCTCGCACGCCCCTCGGACGCGATGCGACTGGCCCGGGAGGTCGGCCGGGGAGAGCTGGCCCCCCCCGATCGGGACGCGGTGATGTCCGAGGCGGCGGGGCTCCCCGCCGGCCCGATCCGGGAGCTGTTCGAGGGTTATCTGCCGTCGAAGGGCGGGGCCGGCAGGACGCTCGGCTCCGTCGCCCGGCCCCGAGCCGTACTGTCGCTCGACGGCGACCCGGCCCGGGGGGAGGAGCTGTTCTGGTCGCAGCCGGTCCAGTGCGGCACGTGCCACCGCATCGGGGACCGGGGCACCCCGGTCGGGCCGGACCTGTCGAACATCGGGGCGATTCGTTCTCGGGAGGACCTGCTGGACAGCCTCCTGGAGCCGTCGCGCCGGATCGAGCCGAAATTCGCCTCCTATGCGGCGGCCACGACGGACGGCCGCTTCGTGACCGGCCTGCTGGTCGATCGCGACGAACACGCCGTCGTCCTGAGGGACGGCCAGGGCAAGCAGGTCGTCCTCCCGGCCGACGAGGTGGAGGAACTCCGCCCCTCGCTGGTCTCGTTGATGCCCGACGGCCAGCTGGCCGACCTGACCGCCCAGCAGGCGGCCGACCTGCTCGCCTATCTCGAGTCGCTCCGATGA
- a CDS encoding spherulation-specific family 4 protein has protein sequence MSRSKQGLAVLSRVLIPAATLLTIAALPAAEAGELPRATEKVKVLVPAYFYPTWWVGSPWDDLNQAASQIPIEAIMNPASGPGNAPNPDYLQAVADLQAAGGKVIGYVPTGYGSRPIGDVMFEIQAYLIWYDVDGIFLDEMGDQLGTLDYESVYCLIKLYQFAVGHKLRVVGNVGVPFPEAEAYLDATDTLVIFEGPLSNPEVVIDFEELPIPPGGAFAPGLYQDPGQEFQVSAVAPNGFLSTYYAREAGSGGFYAGSNAIGASTEATITLNRLDLQPFSLRSIDVARYFIWNEGNDPVTLTFTGQRAGGGTVQQAFTVQAPIGTQAFDTFSFSGFTNLTSVTWQQESGPAGVEHQFDNIRLERMGANFDAYPTEAPYDGLDPWFLQYRPRRFANLVYDVPTADDMEDALDKAIEDNAGYIFLTDDILSNPWDTLPAYWDEEVEAIREFNSSE, from the coding sequence ATGAGCCGATCGAAGCAGGGATTGGCCGTCCTCTCCCGCGTCCTCATCCCGGCCGCGACGTTGCTGACGATCGCGGCACTCCCCGCGGCCGAGGCCGGGGAACTCCCCCGGGCCACCGAGAAGGTCAAGGTCCTCGTCCCGGCTTACTTCTACCCCACCTGGTGGGTGGGGTCCCCCTGGGACGACCTCAATCAGGCGGCCTCGCAGATCCCGATCGAGGCCATCATGAACCCGGCCAGTGGCCCCGGCAACGCGCCAAACCCCGACTACCTCCAGGCCGTCGCCGACCTCCAGGCGGCGGGGGGGAAGGTCATCGGCTACGTCCCCACGGGCTACGGCTCCCGGCCGATCGGGGACGTGATGTTCGAGATCCAGGCCTATCTCATCTGGTATGACGTCGACGGCATCTTCCTCGACGAGATGGGCGATCAACTCGGCACCCTGGACTACGAGTCCGTCTACTGCCTCATCAAATTGTACCAATTTGCCGTTGGACACAAGCTCCGCGTCGTCGGGAATGTGGGGGTGCCGTTCCCGGAGGCCGAGGCCTACCTGGATGCGACCGACACGCTGGTCATCTTCGAGGGGCCGCTGTCCAATCCGGAAGTCGTGATCGATTTCGAGGAACTCCCGATCCCGCCGGGCGGGGCCTTCGCCCCGGGCCTCTATCAGGATCCGGGCCAGGAGTTCCAGGTGTCCGCGGTGGCCCCGAACGGCTTCCTCTCGACCTACTACGCCCGGGAGGCGGGCTCGGGGGGGTTCTACGCGGGCTCGAACGCCATCGGCGCGAGTACCGAGGCGACGATCACGCTCAACCGCCTCGACTTGCAGCCGTTCTCGCTGAGGTCGATCGACGTGGCCCGCTACTTCATCTGGAACGAGGGCAACGACCCCGTCACGCTGACCTTCACCGGGCAGCGGGCCGGCGGCGGGACGGTCCAGCAGGCCTTCACCGTCCAGGCCCCCATCGGCACGCAGGCGTTCGACACCTTCTCCTTCTCGGGCTTCACGAACCTGACCTCGGTCACCTGGCAGCAGGAATCCGGCCCGGCCGGGGTCGAACACCAGTTCGACAACATCAGGCTCGAGCGCATGGGGGCCAACTTCGACGCCTATCCGACCGAGGCGCCGTACGACGGCCTGGACCCCTGGTTCCTGCAATACCGGCCCAGGCGGTTCGCGAATTTGGTCTACGACGTGCCGACCGCCGACGACATGGAGGACGCGCTCGACAAGGCGATCGAGGACAATGCCGGCTACATCTTCCTGACCGATGACATCCTCTCCAACCCCTGGGACACCCTGCCGGCGTATTGGGACGAGGAGGTCGAGGCCATCCGGGAGTTCAACTCCTCGGAGTGA